The Methanosarcina barkeri str. Wiesmoor DNA segment ATGTAAAAGAAAGAAATCAGAAGTTGAAGTAAAACAGCGAGTCATCTGCATACGATATATAACTGCAATAAGAGAAATTAAAAAAGCGAAATAATGTTGGGATAAAACAGCCAGTGCCCACGGTTTTCAGGCAATCAAACCGGGTCACAGATGAACAACGCGTGGCATACATAATTTAAATTCTTCTATATAGTATATATCCAAAAAATATATAACGGATTTGATTTATTTCTAATTTAGAAGGTCCAGTGAGTCGATCAAACAACATCGTAGCTCACAAAAGACATCTCAATAGGTGATTGATTTTTATTTCCACAATAGCTTCATCCGAAAAAGTACCTCATATCGATCGACACCGGTACCTTCAAATTCTTTTTTCCGTATAGTTTCTCTTCAATCTATCTAAGTCCTCCTTTTTCGTTTTTTCTATGACCTTGCCAGCGGCAGCGGTAGTCAGCACCGTTACCGGCACTACCATTGAGACAGATCAGAGCCCCCACTCTTATTTTATTTTCAATCTAGGCGATGGCGGTGAACCAAAAAAATATGATCTTGATTTTTAGACAACAATCTTGATTTTCGACAACAATCTTGATTTTTGGATAACAATTTTGATCTTTAGATCACAAAAAAGACTTCCTATCTCCAGTTCGTGATTTTATAAAGTTTTTTCCGTGTTAGGTTTGGAATTTATATTTTGGAGCCATTCTATGATTATAGGGTCTGTGGTTAACTCTATAACTTTCACACTTATTTTTATTATTTTAAAGATATATTACTCTTATGTATCAAAGACCAGTAGATTAGATTTCAATCGGTAAGTTTTCTTTCATGATCCGTCTCTCGCAAAAATCTACAGGTCTCAAAAATCTACAGATATTATACCGTTTTCCAGTTGGAGCAGGGAATGAAAATCAAAACCCTGTACGTCCTTGGATTTTCCAAGGAGGAAATACATATACATTCTACCACCTTAACGCGGAAGTCTCCCCCAGGGAAAAGTAAGGTTGTTTATCTAATTTCAGGGCGATTACTGAATTGAGCAAGATGTCAGTAGATCAAATTCCAATCGGTAAGTTTTCTTTCATGACTCGCCTCTCACAAAAAGCACTCCGTCTCTATGACCGGAAAGGGCTGCTTGTTCCGGAAGCAAAGGACCCTTTTACGGGATACAGGTACTATACCGTTTCCCAGCTGGAACAGGGAATGAAAATTAAAACTCTATGCTTCCTCGGATTTTCCTTGGAAGAAATTTCCCTGTTTCTGGATGCGGAAAGCAAAGGAGACTTCGAGTACATAGGAACAGGCTTCAGGAAGAGACTTGAGCAAACTCGACTGGAAATAGGACAGCTGCAAAGGATCGAAGGGATCTTGCAGGGCGCCTGCAAACACAATGGAAAAGTTATGGAGTTATTCAAAATGTCTATTACAGAACCCGTTATAAAGGAAATACCCGAGATGCGAGTAATAAGCAAGCGTGAAAAAGGAACTTTTGTGGCAACTATTGGAAAACTTATAGGTGAAATCTGCACAAGTGTCGGCAGCCCTGAAAACCAGCGAAACCGTGTAAAAGTTACAGGTCCTGTTATGTTCCTCTGCCATGATGAAGAATACAAAGAAATAGGGGCTGATATCGAGATCGCCCTGCCTGTATCTGGCAGGATCTCAGTCGAAGACCCGAAAATGGAAGTGAAAACACTGCCTGCTATAAGAGCTATCTCAGTGGTCTACCGGGGCCCGTATCCGGGAGTCGAAGCTGGTTACAACCAGATTTTCTCGTATGCCAGAGAGAATAACCTGGAAACCTTGAGCCCTGACAGAGAATTGTATTTCAATAGCCCTGAAGAAGTTCCTGAAGAAGAGCTTATGACTGAAATTCAGGTCCCGATAAGGGAGAAGTAATCCGTTAGAATAGACGGTTAATAATCTATAAAAATAATCTATAAAAATAATCTATAAAAATAATCTATAAAAATAATCTGTTTAATAGTCTGTTAATAGTCTGTTACTACTCCGGAATTCCGGAGCAATTAATCTTTTTTTCTAGAAAAATGACTGTGTTATATGCGGGAGGTTCGGGCCGGATTCGTTTATATTCCCTGTAACCGTCTGGCAAATCAAGCAGAAAGTCCCGGTTTAGCAATTTCATTAAGCCTTTTTCGTAAATTCTGTAAGAAATCCTACAGCCTGACGGTATTACTTTTAGTAAATAATCGAGAATTTCTTTTTTAGGTCCAGCCTGGGCAGCTATAATGAAAGCCTTTACTCCGGTAGCAGGATCTAGGAAATCAATTGGGTTCATGGAGAGGTGACTCCCATTAATTATGGTGATGTCTTTAGAAAGCCCGAGCTTATCAAGCGTTTCTATTGAAAGTCTTGCCCTTTCAGGGTTCTGCTCTATTCCTGTGCCATTTACTGCATGATATTTGAAGAAAACGATGAGCGTCAGGGGAAGAGGGCCACTCCCGAGGAAGAAAATCCTGTCCCCGGCTTTTAGCCCGAAACCTTCGTATTCTGTCTGGATCAGCCTGAGGTAATTTTTGTAAAAGGGAAATTCTTCAAGGACTACCCAGGGAGATTGGCTCGCAAGAATTTCTTTTGCATATCCGGTTTCCAGCCTCACCGTATATAAATTTCTGAACCGGTTCAGGAGAACGAAAATCGGTTCCAGTTCCTGTTTATTCAGGAGAATAGAAACTACATCACTTCCCAAATCCCGGGTGATTAAAGCATCCAGCCTCATGAACAGTTTTTCGGGCCTGTCCGAAGAGAAGGATAGGATCTCTTCATCAGAGAGTTCCCTTATGGCCTTATACAAATCGAGTATTTCTTTGAGAACAGTCTCTGAAAGCTCCAGACTCTCACCAATCGCATCAACCATACCAATCCCCAAAAAGTATTATGATGCACTTGAATATATTTCTGTTGAGAATTATCAGAGCCTGAAATTCAGAAAGCTGAGACTTATATAATTATACTGGCAGTATGATCATATTGGCAGTAAAAACTGAATAACACGAAAAAACTGAATAACACGAAAAATATAGAAATCAGGTAGAATCCAGACTTCACTCGAAAATCCGTTTTAAATCTTCCATCCCGAGAGAAACCTCAAACTCCTTTAACCGATAAAACTTCTTGGCCCTGAGATCATCATCTTCAAGTCTGAGATCACTTTCAACAAATCCGGCTTTCTCCAGGCGTTTTAAATGCAGGTTTACTACCTGCCTTGAGAGATTCAGATCCTTGGCGAGTTCGTATACATATCTCTCCCTTTCGGCCAGCAGGTAAAGCAGTTTAAGCCTTACGGGATGAGAGAGGGCCTCGCCGATATCCACGATTTGTTGAAGTGATTTTGCCATCCGGAATATCCTCGCATACTTTTGGTTGCACCTGGCCTGGAAGATTTCCAGAGCCTGCAGCAGACATAAAGCTTTAGATTTCTTCTAACTTGGATTTTATATCTTCGACTGTTTTTTTGATTTCTTCGATATCTTTTTCCATTTTGATAATTCGTTCATTATCCCTCGGAGCTGTGTACCCGGATCTGTTCAGCAGCACTACCGCCACACCTACTATAAGAAGAATGATTAGAAGATTCAGGAAAAATCCCCAGAAGGAACCAGTTATGCCATATCCCATGCCATTCAAGCTTTCCACCTCGAAAATAACAGATATTCTTGAGATTATCGGTTTTTCTTATTCTACCGACTTTTTTCTCAGATATTGCTACCATAAATATAAAAGAATATCCGGAAAAAGGTAACTGCAAATATAAAAATCCATTAGAGATTTTTGATAAAAGGGCAATAAATTGAAAAATTAACTTTCAACTTGAAGAATTAACCTGTAACTCGAAGAATTAAACGTAAATTGCAGAATTGACCTGTAACGTGAAGAATTAACCGTAAGTTGTAAGAATTGACCTGTAACGTGAAGAATTAACCGTAAGTTGTAGAATTGACCTGTAACGTGAAGAATTAACCGTAAACCGCAGAATTAACCTGTAACGCGAAGAATTAACCTGATAAATAAATAAAAAGGATAGTGTTAAGGGATAGCTTCAATACTTAATTTATATTGAAACGCTATCATCCCCAACAAGCTTATGCCCTGCAGTAGCCCTGACCTCTGCCGTATCTGTTTCCTGTCTGCGCTCCTGTGCAAACGGGATAATCGGTAAACACTTCACCACTGACGGCATCAATTCTTGCCTGCTTGTAAACTCCGTCCTCGTCCTGATAGGAAACAATCCACCAGCGACGCATCTGAGAAATGTCCTCTTTGGAAACGTTGCTGTCGATTTCTGTCTTTGCAATTTCGAGTGCTTCATCTACAGTCTTGACCTCAAGTTTCGCAGTACTATTTGAGTTGAAGTAAGGACAATCGGAAAAGTTGCCGTAACGTGGGCCAGAATCCGTGTTCCTTGCAGCCCACCTGTTCATTGACCCAGAACCATAGTTTGACCCTGCATTATCCGAAGCAACTGCACTGACTACTGCTGCTCCGGAAACCCCTATAAACAGTATTCCCAGAAGAATTGCTATAATTGATTTCCTCATTTTTACACCTTCACTCATATTTTTCTTTTGTTTGTAACCTGTAATTAACCGTAAATGCCTGTTACTACACCATATGTAGTGTTTTGGCTACATATGTAATTTAACATAACGATATATAATTTTTTTCGTGTACTGCTTGTTTTCACGAAAAGTCAGCGGTACCTTTCATTTATCCATCCTATAAGCGGCTGAACCCAGCAAAGGTTTGCAGCAATGGTTTTCAAGGGCTGTAAAAATCTGGGTTATCGGGCTAAACCCAGGAGTTATAGTTCCGAGCAGTCCGAAAGTAACAAATGTTATGTCAAAAAGTCGAGCATAAAGGAACAAATATTATGACAAAAAGTCGAGCATCTCTCTGCAAGTATAAAATGAGAGCTAAATGTAAAAAGATGAATGGATAAAGTAAGTAGAGTAAAACTCGATATCTAAAGGATGAGAAATGAGAGTAGATGACTCTACTCTCTTTGAACTTCATAGCATATCAACTATAAAGTTGGAGATATAAAGTTGGAGATAAGAATTAATTTGGGAAACCCTTTTGAAGAAAAGGGTGCCAAAGTATGTTTAAGAATTTTAAGGATTTTAAGAGATTTTGAGATTTTCTCAAACAAAATTCCAAATGTCTTGAAGCAATAATGTAGGCTTCTCCAGTTAAAACTCTCAGGAAGTAAGCTCACCATCACTTAACTTCACAACCCTATCTGCAACTCTGGCCATGTCATAGGCGTGGGTTGCAACGATAAAACTAATCTTCTGTTCTCTATTTATATCTTTCATAAGATCTGTGATTTTTTTCCCGGTAACCGAATCAAGGTTTCCAGTGGGCTCGTCGGCCAGAATAAGTCTGGGATTATTCGCAAGAGCCCTGGCTATGGCTACTCTTTGCTGTTCTCCTCCAGATAACTCCGAGGGCAGGTGATGTATTCTATCTCCAAGTCCAACAAGATCAAGAAGTTCAGTTGCTCTCTGCTTTTGTTGGGAACGGCTAATCCGATTAAAATGCATTGGATAGCAGACATTTTCCAGGGCGTCCATTGTAGATATTAAATTGAAAGCCTGGAATACAAAACCTATCGTCTGTCTATGGAGTCGGACAAGATAGGATGAATTTCTGTAGTCAACTTCGGTATCTTCTATGAAAACGCTGCCAGAAGTAGGCTGATCAAGGCAGCCAATAATGTTAAGCAGAGTGGACTTTCCGGATCCGGAAGCGCCCATGAAGGAAACAAATTCCCCTTCTTTAATTTCAACATTTACTTCCCTGAGAGCTTCTACACGCAGTCCGGAACCAAAAGTATAAAACTTTGATAGGTCTCTGGTTTCAACAATATTCATTTATCATTCCTTTCCTGCAAGAGATCAGCTACCTTTTGTTTCAGAGGATTCAGGCCCTTTAAACTTAAGCACAAGTATTGCATTTGTTGCCAGAAGATAGTCCCCATTGTCCTGAATACTAGCAAAATTTTCAGTTGGCTCCAGATAATCTGCTACCGGCTTCTCGTCCAGAGCAATCTGGACAGTCTCATTTGTCTGGTATACGTTCTCCCAGACTTTACCACTTCCAAACAGAAGCTGGACGATATCTCCCAGAACTGGAATACTACGAGTCTCCTCATTAAAAAAAAGCTTATTCCTTGCTTCTCTGCCTGAACTGTAGCCTCCCGAAGGCGAAACTGTTATCAAACGTGCATCTGTGACATTATCGGGATCAATATCCCCTTTAAAATAAGTGGTTGTTGTTGCTACTTCTGGAGTAATCCCATAATCGGCATACAGCATATCACAGCCTTCATTAATCCAGTATTCGATAGCTGGTGATTTGGGGTCTTCGTAGACGAGAAGAAGCCCGATACCCTGTACGCAAAAGGTACTTCCGTTTTTGTCCGTATT contains these protein-coding regions:
- a CDS encoding MerR family transcriptional regulator; the encoded protein is MSVDQIPIGKFSFMTRLSQKALRLYDRKGLLVPEAKDPFTGYRYYTVSQLEQGMKIKTLCFLGFSLEEISLFLDAESKGDFEYIGTGFRKRLEQTRLEIGQLQRIEGILQGACKHNGKVMELFKMSITEPVIKEIPEMRVISKREKGTFVATIGKLIGEICTSVGSPENQRNRVKVTGPVMFLCHDEEYKEIGADIEIALPVSGRISVEDPKMEVKTLPAIRAISVVYRGPYPGVEAGYNQIFSYARENNLETLSPDRELYFNSPEEVPEEELMTEIQVPIREK
- a CDS encoding nicotianamine synthase family protein, which encodes MVDAIGESLELSETVLKEILDLYKAIRELSDEEILSFSSDRPEKLFMRLDALITRDLGSDVVSILLNKQELEPIFVLLNRFRNLYTVRLETGYAKEILASQSPWVVLEEFPFYKNYLRLIQTEYEGFGLKAGDRIFFLGSGPLPLTLIVFFKYHAVNGTGIEQNPERARLSIETLDKLGLSKDITIINGSHLSMNPIDFLDPATGVKAFIIAAQAGPKKEILDYLLKVIPSGCRISYRIYEKGLMKLLNRDFLLDLPDGYREYKRIRPEPPAYNTVIFLEKKINCSGIPE
- a CDS encoding winged helix-turn-helix domain-containing protein, whose amino-acid sequence is MAKSLQQIVDIGEALSHPVRLKLLYLLAERERYVYELAKDLNLSRQVVNLHLKRLEKAGFVESDLRLEDDDLRAKKFYRLKEFEVSLGMEDLKRIFE
- a CDS encoding PepSY domain-containing protein codes for the protein MRKSIIAILLGILFIGVSGAAVVSAVASDNAGSNYGSGSMNRWAARNTDSGPRYGNFSDCPYFNSNSTAKLEVKTVDEALEIAKTEIDSNVSKEDISQMRRWWIVSYQDEDGVYKQARIDAVSGEVFTDYPVCTGAQTGNRYGRGQGYCRA
- a CDS encoding ABC transporter ATP-binding protein: MNIVETRDLSKFYTFGSGLRVEALREVNVEIKEGEFVSFMGASGSGKSTLLNIIGCLDQPTSGSVFIEDTEVDYRNSSYLVRLHRQTIGFVFQAFNLISTMDALENVCYPMHFNRISRSQQKQRATELLDLVGLGDRIHHLPSELSGGEQQRVAIARALANNPRLILADEPTGNLDSVTGKKITDLMKDINREQKISFIVATHAYDMARVADRVVKLSDGELTS
- a CDS encoding DUF3344 domain-containing protein, which translates into the protein MNLKPVAILLNLLLLTVPASASYAGDKPLQTVLHDEHYGGLDFSLGDSKYSGELEYNKSYMVNFSVNLPAEGSVKVAKAYVYWVWSKKDLEGIYPQFNASIINSETTAPLPKGHMYTDTKGFVSRYDYFSGMNTYDLSGKISKSGNYSISLVNTDKNGSTFCVQGIGLLLVYEDPKSPAIEYWINEGCDMLYADYGITPEVATTTTYFKGDIDPDNVTDARLITVSPSGGYSSGREARNKLFFNEETRSIPVLGDIVQLLFGSGKVWENVYQTNETVQIALDEKPVADYLEPTENFASIQDNGDYLLATNAILVLKFKGPESSETKGS